TTTGTTGAGCTTGCCGACGCTGGTCTTGGGCAATGCATCGGTGATCACGATGCGGTCGGGCACGCCGAATTTGGGAATGGTGCCATCCTCGGCGAATTTTGCCACAAAGCTCCTGATTGACTCATCGGTGGTGGTGGCCTTCTGGTCGGGCTTGGGAACCACCAGGGCCATTGGCCGTTCGCCCCATTTTTCGTCGGGCACGCCGATGACCGCCACTTCACTGACCCCCGGATGCCGGCTGATGATGTCTTCCAGTTCGAGGGAGGAGATCCACTCGCCGCCGGTCTTGATGACGTCCTTGAGGCGGTCGGTGATCTGCAGGTAGCCCTCCTCGTCGATGTACCCGATATCGCCGGTGTGCAGCCAGCCGTTGGCCCACAGCTCCTCACTGCGCTCTTTGTCCTTCAAATAGCCCTGGGTCAGCCAGGGCGAGCGCACCACCACCTCGCCGGTACTCTTGCCGTCGTGGGGCATGGGTTTGCCGTTGGCGTCGATGACTTCCAGCACCACGTTGGTCACCGGCAATCCGGTGCGGCAGCGGACCTTGACCTGCTCTTCCTGGCTCCAGGCGTTCATGTGGGGCTTGATGATTGCGATGGTCAGCAGCGGGCAGGTTTCCGACATGCCATACGCCGCGTAGACGTTGATGCCCAGTTTCAAGGCAGCCTCGCACAAACCGCGTGGCAGGGCCGATCCGCCGATGATCACCTTCCAACCGCTCAGATCGAGTTTTTGCACCGCGGGGCTGGAGACCAGCATGTGCAGAATGGTCGGCACGCAGTGGGAGAAGGTCACCTTTTCGGTCAGCTTGAGTCGGATCAGCATCTCTGGTTCGTAGCGGCCGGGGTAGACCTGCTTGGCGCCGATCAAGGTCATGGCATAGGGCATGCCCCAGGCGTGTACATGGAACATGGGGGTGATGGGCATGTAGACATCGTTGGAGTTGATATTGGCCTGGGCGGCGTAGGATCCGGAAGCCGTCAGCAGGGCGTAGGTATGCAGCACCAGTTGGCGGTGGCTGAAAAACACCCCCTTGGGCAGTCCGGTGGTGCCGGTGGTGTAGAACGTGGTGGCCATGGTGTTTTCATCCAGATCCGGGAAGTCGTATTCGCTGTCCGCGGCTTCAAGCAGGTCCTCGTATTCGCCGTCCAGGGTCAGCTTGGTGGCCGGCACTGGCTTGCCGTCGGCGATCAGCACGATCTTTTTCACGGTGGTGAACTGGTCTTTGACCGCCTCGAGCATGGGCAAAAACTCATGATGGACCAGGATGACGTCATCCTCGGCATGGTTGATCGTGTAGATCAATTGTTCCGGTGAGAGGCGGATGTTGATCGTGTGCAGCACGGCACCCATCATGGGTACGGCGAAAAAGCACTCCAGGTAGCGGTGGCTGTCCCATTCCATCACGGCCACGGTGTGGCCCGGTTCGACACCGAGTTTTTTCAGGGCGTTGGCCAATTTTCCCACCCGTTTACCGAAATCGGCATAGGTGTAGCGCATCTGGTCGCGGTAGACGATTTCCTGCTTGGGCGAATAGATCAGCGGGGTGCGCAGCAGATTTTTGATCAGCAGCGGAAAACCATAAGCGGAAGGGGTGGGTTGGATCAGTTTAGCGGGCATACGTCCTCCTTGGGTAGATGGGTTGGTTGTGTGTTGCGTTTATTGGTCTGATTGGATTGGGTGATACTGTTGGACGATGTGCAGCAAGGAAAGTGCCAGCACGGCGGAAACGGTTTCTTGAATGGCTTTTTATTTATATTTCAGAAGGTTTGGATAGAGGCCGATGGAGACCCAAAATGAGTTTGTTGAGCGGGTGTGGCACGTATGACTCGGCGGCCCAACGATTTAAACGATAATTTATTGAAATTAAACGCAATAGGCAATTTTTCGTAAAATTTCCCAAAACGAGTCATAAATAACTCGCACTGGGTTCATTCGTTTTGAATCCCGAGTTTCCGCAGTTTCAAATAGAGGGTTTTGCGCTCGATACCGAGAATCGACGCCACCCGCGTGCGGTTCCACTGGTGGCGATTGAGCAGGGAAAAGAGGTAGGCCCGTTCAAACTCCTGAACCGCATCGCGCAGCGGCCCTTCTCCCGGGCGCACCGTCACCGGCACATTTTCCGTGCCCCCACTGCCCGATTGGCCCTGGAAATCCATAAAATCTAAAGAGTTAAAGCTCATGTAGCGCTGGATCGTATTTTCCAGCTGGCGGACATTGCCCGGCCAACCATAGTTGATGAGCGTCTCCAGCTCATGGCCGCGCAGGGTGTTGACCCCCTGCTCCTTGCCGTACTTGGCCAGAAAGTGATCCACCAGCAGGGGGATGTCTTCGCGGCGCTCGCGAAGCGGCGGCAGCTGGATGGGGAAGATGTGGATGCGATAAAAAAAATCCTCGCGCATGCGTCCCTTTTCCAGCAGTTGCACCAGGCCTTTGTTGGTGGCGCTGATGATGCGCGCGCGGCTTTTTTGGGTCTCGAGTCCGCCTATGGGGGTATAGCCGCCGCCTTCGAGCACCCGCAGCAGCTTGACCTGCATCTCTTCCTTGATTTCGCCCAGTTCGTCGAGAAAGAGCGTGCCGTCGTCCGCGTAGTCGAACAGGCCCGGTTTGGTCTGATCCGCTCCGGTAAACGCCCCCTTTTTATATCCGAAAAATTCGCTCTCCATCAGATGGGGCGGGATGGCGCCGCAGTTGACCGGCACGAAACGACGGCCGCCGCGTTCGCTCAGATCGTGAATGGCCCGCGCCACCAGCTCTTTGCCGGTGCCCGATTCGCCGTAGATGATCACGTTGGCGTCGGTGGCCGCGGCCCTGAGAATCAACTCGTAGACCTTCTGCATGGCCGCGCTTTTGCCCACGATGTCGCCGAACCGGTAGCGCTCCTTGATGGCGGCCCGCAGGCGGATGTTCTCCTGCTGCAGGCGCGCCTCCTTTTCCTTGAGGTCGAGTTCGGCCTGCTTGCGCTTGTGAATATCCACGATCACGGTCTGGCGCTCGGCCACCGCGTCGTTGGCACCGAAAATCGGTGACCCCACGGCAAAATACCAGCGGCCGTCGATGGGGTTGAGGAACTCGCGATGCACCGTTTCACCCCTGAACACCTCTTCCTGGCCGCACCAGGGGCAAGGTGCGTCCAGACGGAAAATGGCCTCGTGGCACAAAAGGCCGAGACACTCCTGGCCGATGACCGCGCGCAGGGTCTTGTTGGCAAAGGTCAGGCGCCGATCCCGCGAACAGGCATAGGCGAACCCGCCGAACGCCTCGAGGATGCCACTGAGTTTCGATTCGCTGGAACGCAGGTTGCGCTCGGCCTGCTTCAGTGAGGTGATGTCGACGAGCGATGCCACGCTGCGGTCGGTGCCCGTGATCATGCCCACCCGCAGCCAGATATTTTTGATATTGCCGAAATTGTCCCGCAACTTGAACTCATACTCGACCGGAACCTGTTCCGGGTGGTGGCGGCGCATACGGTGATAGCGCAGCATCCGGTCGCGGTCCTCCTCGTCGGCGATCACCGACGTCCAGGTCATCTTACCCTCGATCTCCTCCTTGGTGAAACCCAGCATCTGGGCAAATCCCGCGTTGGCCATGGAAATGGTCGTGTCCTGCTCGATGATGATGGTGCCGGCGCCCGTATTTTCAAAGACGCTGCGGTATTGCGCCTCCCGTTTTTCCAGGGTTCGGGCAATGTCGATCTCCTGGGACATGTCCTGCACGAAGCTGTCCAGGTAATCGATGCTGCCGTCTGGCCGCCGGGCCGTGCGCACATGCACGCGGCAGGGCAGGGCCGTGCCGTCCTTGCGGCGGAAACGGTTTTCGAACATGTAGGGTTGATTTTGGGACAGAATCGTCTCGACGAAGGCCTGGCGGCTCTGGGGGATCGCATAGGAGTTGCCGACAAAATGGCCGGCCGCCTCGATGTATTCTGCGGCCGACCCATAGCCCAGCATGCGGGCCATGGCCGGATTGGCATTGATGATCGTGCCATCCAGCCGGGTCTGCAGGATGCCGATGGGAGCATGCTCGAAAAGCTGCTCGTAGTAATCGCTGCCCGGGATGTCGAAAGCGGGTTTCATGGGGCTCCTTTTTCCAAGTGGTCGCGGGCAAAAATACAGTGACGCAACGAGATGGTCGAGGCGCCCGTCCCGTAAGGCGCGAGAAGCGAGAATAGCGGGCCTATTTGAGCGCCGAGCAACGCAGTCGGGACGGGATGCATCGGCCATCGAATGCCGCTGTATTTATGCTTGCGACTACTAAGCCATCTCAAAAAGCACCCCGGCATGCAAGACCAATTTTGACGGCGCCGTCCGGAAAGGACATTGGATTTTCGATGGTGGTTCAATTTTTGAGGTTGATTTCCGGCGGCAACCTGCTATTGTTTTCCGAGCGAGCGTTCGGAATTTTTTTGTGTTGGCTTTTTGGGCTCCGAGAGTGATGGGGTGGGGTCTATCTCCGCCCTGTGGAAACCCGAACGCTGTAGAAATCCACCCTGCCCGATCGACCCAAAGAAAGGAAAGACCGCCATGATCAGAACAGTCGAACAATACCTGGAGAGCCTGGACGACGGCCGCGAAATGTGGTGCATGGGGGAAAAGGTCAAGGATGTACGCACACACCCCACCCTCAGCGGCATCATCCGCATCGCGGCCCTGGACTACGTGCTGCCCCACCATCCGGACTACCGACACCTCTTCGTCACCCAGGACGAGGACGGCGAAGACGTTAACTACCTGCTGACCGCCCCCAGGAATTCCGAAGATCTTCTGCGCCGAAGGGAGTGCTTCGCCACGGCCATGCGCGCCGGGGGCGGGGTGCTGCTCCACTGCATGGGCGCCGACGCCCTGGCCGCCTTCACCGTGACGGCCAATGCCATGGACAAGGCCCTGGGCACCGACTATTCGGCGCGCGTGGAGAACTACCGACGGATACTCATGAAGCAGGACCTGGGCATCACCGGCGCCATCACCGACGTCAAAGGCGACCGCAGCCTGCACCCCTCCCAGCAGAAGCAGCACCCCGATTATTACCTGCGCGTGGTCGACCGCCAGAAGGAGGGCATCGTGGTGCGCGGCGCCAAGGTGCACATCAGCGCTTCGCCCTGCGCCAACGAACTGCTCTGCTCGCCGTGCCGCACGCACGGGGAGGCGGACAAGGACTACGCCCTGGCCTTTGCCGTGCCGTGCAACGCCAAGGGGGTCAAGATGCTGGCCGTGGAGCCGGTCACCCGCACCTATGGCGCCGAAGGGCTCTTCGACTACCCCAAGACCAGCGCCCTGCAGCCCACCGAGTGCCTGATCGTCTTCGACGACGTCTTCGTGCCCTGGGAGCGGGTCTTCATGTGCGGTGAGTGGCAGTTCTCGCGCACACTGGCTTACGCCTTCGGCAGCTACCACCGCCTTTTCGGCACCTGCAAGATGATCGGCAAGCTCGAGGCCATCACCGGTGCCGCGGCCCTGGTGGCCGACTACAACGGTGTGGCCCAGGTCGACCATGTGCGCAAGAAGCTGGCCTGGATGGCCATGATCACTCACATGACCGCCGAGCTGGGCAAGGCCGCCTGCATCGACCCGGTCAAGGAGTTCGGCATGGAGGTGGCCATGCCCAACCCCATGTCCATCAATGCCGCCAAGTTCACCTTCGCCAGCAACTTCCACCAGATGTGCCAGCATCTGCAGGACATCGCCGGCGGCCTGTGCACCACCGTGCCGGCCTACCGCGACTGGCAGAACAGCGACATCCAGCCCTACATCGAAAAGTATCTCAGCGCCGTGGACGGGGTGCCCACCGAGCACCGCTTGCGCCTCATGCGCCTGATCAAGGACGTAACCTGCAACTACTGGCAGATCGACACCATCCACGGCGAAGGCTCCATGGCCGCCCAACAGATGCACCTATACGGAAGCGCCGACTGGAACAAACTCAAGGCTGCCGCCAAGCGCGCCGCCCACATCGACGGCTGGCAGGACGACCCCACCTACGGCCGCCTGGTGAGCGCCGAGGATGTGCCTATGCCGCCCGTGGACGAAAGCTATGTCAGCTTTCCCAAAGCATTGAAGTAGGCCACCTCAAATCTTGATGTATGGATTGAGCTCTCACCGGAAAATGCCGATAAGGTTATTAAGGCGCTCGAAGAATTTGGTTTTGGATCATTGGGGCTCAACCCCGAAGATTTCCTTGAAAGCGACCAGATTATCCAACTTGGTTATCCTCCGAACAGAATCGATATTTTGACGTCCTTAAAAGAAATAAAATTTGAGGACTGCTATAAAGCAAGGGTTGAGGTTGATATCAAAGGTCTCAAAATAAATTTTATTGATCTTCAAAATCTGAAGCATAATAAACGGGCTACTGGTCGTCCGCAAGACTTGGCCGATGCGGAGAATTTAGAATAATCCAAGCTGAACGGCCAACATGTCGCTGGTCGGGACGGCGAGGATCATTGCCCCCCACAGCTCGTCATCAGGCTTTGAGAGTGATTCCCAGAACCAGATGATACTCGCTACGTGGATAAGAACTGAGAGAACAACACAAGGAGC
This Desulfatitalea tepidiphila DNA region includes the following protein-coding sequences:
- a CDS encoding sigma-54-dependent Fis family transcriptional regulator, translated to MKPAFDIPGSDYYEQLFEHAPIGILQTRLDGTIINANPAMARMLGYGSAAEYIEAAGHFVGNSYAIPQSRQAFVETILSQNQPYMFENRFRRKDGTALPCRVHVRTARRPDGSIDYLDSFVQDMSQEIDIARTLEKREAQYRSVFENTGAGTIIIEQDTTISMANAGFAQMLGFTKEEIEGKMTWTSVIADEEDRDRMLRYHRMRRHHPEQVPVEYEFKLRDNFGNIKNIWLRVGMITGTDRSVASLVDITSLKQAERNLRSSESKLSGILEAFGGFAYACSRDRRLTFANKTLRAVIGQECLGLLCHEAIFRLDAPCPWCGQEEVFRGETVHREFLNPIDGRWYFAVGSPIFGANDAVAERQTVIVDIHKRKQAELDLKEKEARLQQENIRLRAAIKERYRFGDIVGKSAAMQKVYELILRAAATDANVIIYGESGTGKELVARAIHDLSERGGRRFVPVNCGAIPPHLMESEFFGYKKGAFTGADQTKPGLFDYADDGTLFLDELGEIKEEMQVKLLRVLEGGGYTPIGGLETQKSRARIISATNKGLVQLLEKGRMREDFFYRIHIFPIQLPPLRERREDIPLLVDHFLAKYGKEQGVNTLRGHELETLINYGWPGNVRQLENTIQRYMSFNSLDFMDFQGQSGSGGTENVPVTVRPGEGPLRDAVQEFERAYLFSLLNRHQWNRTRVASILGIERKTLYLKLRKLGIQNE
- a CDS encoding 4-hydroxyphenylacetate 3-hydroxylase N-terminal domain-containing protein; its protein translation is MIRTVEQYLESLDDGREMWCMGEKVKDVRTHPTLSGIIRIAALDYVLPHHPDYRHLFVTQDEDGEDVNYLLTAPRNSEDLLRRRECFATAMRAGGGVLLHCMGADALAAFTVTANAMDKALGTDYSARVENYRRILMKQDLGITGAITDVKGDRSLHPSQQKQHPDYYLRVVDRQKEGIVVRGAKVHISASPCANELLCSPCRTHGEADKDYALAFAVPCNAKGVKMLAVEPVTRTYGAEGLFDYPKTSALQPTECLIVFDDVFVPWERVFMCGEWQFSRTLAYAFGSYHRLFGTCKMIGKLEAITGAAALVADYNGVAQVDHVRKKLAWMAMITHMTAELGKAACIDPVKEFGMEVAMPNPMSINAAKFTFASNFHQMCQHLQDIAGGLCTTVPAYRDWQNSDIQPYIEKYLSAVDGVPTEHRLRLMRLIKDVTCNYWQIDTIHGEGSMAAQQMHLYGSADWNKLKAAAKRAAHIDGWQDDPTYGRLVSAEDVPMPPVDESYVSFPKALK
- a CDS encoding fatty acid--CoA ligase, producing MPAKLIQPTPSAYGFPLLIKNLLRTPLIYSPKQEIVYRDQMRYTYADFGKRVGKLANALKKLGVEPGHTVAVMEWDSHRYLECFFAVPMMGAVLHTINIRLSPEQLIYTINHAEDDVILVHHEFLPMLEAVKDQFTTVKKIVLIADGKPVPATKLTLDGEYEDLLEAADSEYDFPDLDENTMATTFYTTGTTGLPKGVFFSHRQLVLHTYALLTASGSYAAQANINSNDVYMPITPMFHVHAWGMPYAMTLIGAKQVYPGRYEPEMLIRLKLTEKVTFSHCVPTILHMLVSSPAVQKLDLSGWKVIIGGSALPRGLCEAALKLGINVYAAYGMSETCPLLTIAIIKPHMNAWSQEEQVKVRCRTGLPVTNVVLEVIDANGKPMPHDGKSTGEVVVRSPWLTQGYLKDKERSEELWANGWLHTGDIGYIDEEGYLQITDRLKDVIKTGGEWISSLELEDIISRHPGVSEVAVIGVPDEKWGERPMALVVPKPDQKATTTDESIRSFVAKFAEDGTIPKFGVPDRIVITDALPKTSVGKLNKKEMRQQFK